The following is a genomic window from Sciurus carolinensis chromosome 3, mSciCar1.2, whole genome shotgun sequence.
ctttggtgttggagattgaattTAGGAACTTGTACATGATGCTAGGCCTGTGCTTGATCCCTGAACCCCTGGAGACCATTTTTAGAGGCTCACTGTATTTTGACTAACTCCACAGAGCAGGCTGCTGTATGCTGAGCTGAGGGAAAGCGGCTGGCAGATAGGGGCTCATTTGGCTTAGGATGTTTGTCTTCTCAGTTCATCGCTGTCCATGAAGACATTTCTCTCTTATTGCTGTATGGCATTTTTAAAACCACAGCACTAACGAATAAACAAACCTCTATGAATATGATTGTGTAACAATATGCTTACCTCAGGGTTATTTAGAGTTACTACTCTGATTCAGTCCCATAGAATATGTAGCTTCCCTCTGCCCCAATTTTCTGCTTCTCTAACACAAAAGAATGTTTATGTTCAAGGTATAtcatatttgtgtgttttttcctttttggtttctcCATGGTATTGCAGCAGAAGCACACACAGGAATATGGAAAAATCTTCAAGTCTCACTTTGGTCCTCAGTTTGTAGTATCTATTGCAGACCGAGACATGGTGGCTCAGGTGCTCCGGGCGGAGGGGGCCGCACCCCAGAGAGCCAACATGGAGTCCTGGCAGGAGTACCGAGACTTACGAGGGAGAGCCACCGGGCTCATCTCAGCGTGAGTATGCAGGACAGGCTGTGCCAAACGTCAGAGGGAGCTCAGGGAGGAATGCCCAAACTGCTGATTTCCTAAAACTCAGCTATTAAAAAAAGCACAGAAGTTTCAGTGGTATAATATCAAATAGCCACTTTGCATGATCTCCCAAACACCAGGAGCAGCAGGGGCTCTCCTCTCCCTCTGTGAAGAGGTTTGATGGCTGGGATAAGGTGGGAGCCACACAGACTGAATGATGGGCTAGTGCTCTTCTTAAGCAATGCTTTTCGGCTTTGGGTGTCCACTCAGTGACAAGGAGGGAACTGAAGGACAGGAGAAGGAGGGTTGTTAGCCTTTAGCAccgtgacaaaatacctgagataaccaactttaaaagagaaaacatttgatttggCTCATACTTTTGGAAGTTTCattccatggtcagttggccctattacttttgggtctgtggtgaagGAGCACATCATGGGGGACGCAAATGATGGAGGAAGTTGCCCACCACATAGTAGCTGGGAAGTGAAGGAGACAGAGGCAAAGGGCAGGGCCCAATATCCCCCTCAAGGGCACATCCTCttatgacctaacttccttcccaTAGGTCCTACCTTCTTAAGTTTCCAtcatctcccaatagtgccacaggctggggaccaagcctttattTAATACATGGGCCTCTAGGGGACACTTACCCAAACTATAGAAACGGGTAAGCAGCTAATTCAGGAGACCCAAAGGCAAATCTTCTAGTAGGGGGCTAAGAATCTCCAGCACCCACGGATGATTTTCGTGTCTTACAGCAGActgtgataattaaaaaaaaaaaatttttttagttgtagatggacacaatatcttcgtttgtttattttcatgtggtactgaggatcgaacccagtgcctcacatgtgcgagggaattgctctaccagtaagctatagccccagcccagacTGTGATAATTTTGAATGAGGTTCTCTGACACCTTGGTACCTTTGAAGAAATAATTGGCACAGTTCCAAGGAGGGAGGAGACCAGAATGTCCATGTAATCCTTGGCCCCAATTCCTGCGGGCTAGAGATTCAGTTGGTGGctctttctatatatataaatatataaatatatatatgtttatatttgcatatatatgtatatatgtgtatatacacacacacatattcgcTCCTTATTTGTgtgatttgtgtgtatgtgtgtgtgtgtgtgtgtgtgtgtatcagatCAGATGTCACCAGGGTCCCTTGATTTCTATCCTTAAGGAAATAGTTTAAGCAGCTCTTCCTGATGTCCATCTCTGGAGGGGAGTGACTGGAGGGAGGCTGATGCAAAAACTCCTGCTCCATCAGCCATGGGTCGGGATCATGCTTGGGAACCTGGATACCTTTTTATCCTGAGATTGGGCAAAGTGGTGCTGGTGGCCTCAGCACAGGTAGGGAGAACAGGAGGGGGAGTGCCTGGCCCAGGAGACTGACCTGGGGTCACCCCAAACAGATCCTAAGGCAAGGCCTTGAGTGCAGTGGTTCATTTGGGAGTGGGGAAGCAAGGAAGGAGTGGGAAGGAAACACTGAGGGTGTGTGTGGATGGGCACTTCTCTTGTGGGCAAGTGGGTGGAGCTCAGTCTCATCGGAACCATCTGAGAGACAGTGCGGGCAGTCCTCAGACCTGCTCCAGACTGTGCATTGAGCATCCCACCTTCACGGTACTCCAGGGCTGGGAACTGGTCATCCTCAATGTACAGCCAGGAGCCCCAACCCCCTGGTTAAAAACTGCAGTCACCCTTTTTGGTcttctttttagatttattttattgttttgttggtactggggatggaacccagggaagctttaccactgagctatatcccttgcccttttaatttttcaaatttaagacagtgtctcattaagttgctgaagctggctttgaatgtgtgatcctactgcctcagcctttcaagtagctaggattacaggtgtgcactactgtgtctggctccctttttctttttaaatatcaatagTAACCCCATGATATCCTTACAAGATTGATTCAAGGATacccacagataccaaaatctgcagatgtttaattgctttatataaaatgatgtagtatttgcacataaccaACACAGTCCTTctgtatgctttaaatcatctcaaaatcagaatttaagaaaaatatttttgattattcACTAGTTGAATCCATGGATAATGAACCCACAGTTTTGAAGGGTTGACTGTATATAtccctgtgtatatgtatacatattaatatatacaaattttatatgTATCTATACACATatactttgtgtatatatatatatatataaaagattttgtatatatacaccttTTTCTCTTGTAATCAGTTTCATgtctttattataatatattattataaatattgttgtaatattgtcataataagtTTTTCAAAGGAAATCATATTACATATGATTCTCAGTGgtaattttttccttaaagtttGCTTCAAGGTCATTGTGgtcactgtggtgcatgcctttaatcccagtgtcttgggaggctaaggcaggagtatcgcaagttcaaaaccagtttcagcaatttagcaaggccctaagcaatttagagagaccctggtctgtctcaaaagaaaaggaaaaatgaactggGAATacggctcagtgattaagtgttcctgagtccaatccctgataccaaaaaaaaaaaaagtttgttttcaagGGTAGCAACTTAAGCTCTAACAGGGATTAAATTATTTCTGCTCTCTTTCCCGGCAGCTCTTGTTGATCTCACTTTGATTGGCAGCTCTTGCTGATCTCATTTTGATCCGTATCCCTTGTTTATCTAATTTTGACTGGCAGCTCTTATGATTCTGTGTGGATGGGAAATTTTTCCAAGTTCTCTGAATTCCTTCCCAGAATGTCAATGTAAGTAAGATTATCTAAAACTCGTGTTGTTCTTCTAGGGAGGGTGAACAGTGGCTCAAGATGAGAAGTGTATTGAGACAAAGAATTCTGAAGCCAAAAGATGTGGCCATTTTCTCTGGAGAAGTCAACCAAATTATTGctgatttgattaaaaaaatctacatcCTCAGGAGCCAGGCAGAAGATGGAGAAACAGTGACTAATGTCAATGaccttttcttcaaatattcaatGGAAGGTGAGGTGGAGTCGGAAGGTGGGAAAATTGCCAAAaaagtagttttctttccttgagcaTTTCCTGAGCCCCAGGCAGTGTAAGcccagtgcacacacacatgatcCCCACAGAGCTAGCATGAACCGGGTGTGTCACTGCTGTTTGAAAAAGAGGGAAACTGAGACCTCATGAAGAACTTGCTCAAGGTTATACCCCAATTCCTTTTCTTAGATAGAGGCTAAAATCAGTTTCAAATCCAGGTCTTTTTAGCTCAAGAATCCATGTTCCTAATTActacacatttttaaagcataattaaaaataaaggaacccATGGTTATGAAGGGTTGactatatatgtgtgcatatatatagtttattataAACTATTCTATCTTGTTGGATAGTTCATTCTATCTTGTTGGATAGTCCAAATATTACAACCAAAAGGTAGTCATCAAACACATTCTTCCTGTTTCCTTATTACAGCTAAGGGCCATCAGTTTCTCATGTGTCCATCAAGATCTGTTTTATGTACATAGAAGGAAATACACATGagtattctttttacttttaaaaaataaatgatagcatATAAAACATATTGCTTTTGtctttacttaaaaatatgtcTGGAACACCCTTCTATTAGGTTTGTGGAACtggatctttttgtttttaatagtgtTTACATTTCTTCAAACTTAACTCTTTTTTTGAAacgttaaaaaatatttttatataacctgtctctttttttcccttttaaattggttctttttagttatatgtaacataggatttattttgacataattataaaagcatggaatataatttgttctaattcagtccccagtacttcccctttccactccttcttccctccctctgttcccttccctctactctgaTCTtcctattaactttttttttttttttttaattagagtctTGTGAATATACaggatggtgagattcactgtgatattttcatatatgtacataggaaagttaggtcagattcatcccacagttctttccttatcccatccctCCACCCTCCCTTTCAAGCCCCTAcatttattccattggtctttctttttttttttttttaattgccccCTCCtaattttggattagcttctgcctatcagagaaaatattctccctttgactttttgggactggtttatttcacttactatgatagtctccagttccattgatttataggcaaatgccataatgtcattattctttatgactgagtaatactccacagtgtatatgcaccacattttctttatccattcatctgttgaagggcacctaggtttgttccacagcttggctattgtgaattatgcttctataaacattgattgtgtagtatgctgatttcaaatcttttggatatatatcaagaagtgggatagctggtcaaatggtggttccattcctagttttttcagGAATCTCcctacagctttccagagtgattgcaccaatttgcagtcccactagcaatgtatgagtgtacctttaacTCTTAACTTTAAAGTTATGataataatgttttctaaaatagcAACGACACCAACAAAGAACTGTACTGTAAATGCAGTGAACTATCCGGCTCTTCACTGATCCATGGGGTCTCTTACTCTGGGTCTGAGATCCCCAGGAGGAGCCATTTTTCAATTACTCCCATTGGGTCGGAGACGGAAAGTTGATCCATAGTTGCCCAGTGGGGCAAGAAGCGTCCCTGGTTGGGTTTTGGTTCCTCTCTCCTGAGAACTAGGACAAACTAGAGAGGAGAGCGTGCTGGGACTGAGCAGCGCCAGGCTTGGAGATCTTATGAAAGGTTTATCATCTCAGACCTGAGTTCCAGTCTTCTGCAACCTTAGTCCAGCTACGTAAACTCTGGGagtcctttcatttgtttttctgttgggCTTCCCCTCTACCCATCCCCCatcactggagattgaacccaggggtgctttattactgagctacatccctatccttttttattttgagacaggctcttgcttaGTTGATCAAGTTTtggaacctcctgcctcagcttcccaagtcactggaataaacaagtgtgcaccaccatgcctggctcggGTGGGTTTGCTAATAAGTGTTTCAGGGCTGTACAGGGAGCTATTTAAACGAAGCAGTGTTGACCGTGCACTGCATCCTGTAGTTCAGGACGAGATTAGATGATAAGAGGGACGGCACCTCACTCATGAAAGGCTCCTACagcatgctttctttttttttttttcttttttcttttttgtggtgctgaggactgaacccaggaccttgggcacaCAAGTCGTGCACTCTCCCACTCAACCACACTCCCAGACCCCTTAGATCGCTTTTGCAAGTTACTTTCATGGCCACATATTGCATATGGATATGGCAAATGATCTAGAAGAAGAGAACTTTTAAACTGTCTTCCCCACCTAGGTGTGGCCACCATCCTTTACGAGAGTCGCTTAGGCTGCCTGGAAAACCACGTCCCTCAGACGACAGTGGAATACATTGAAGCCCTGGAGCTCATGTTTAGCATGTTCAAGACCTCCATGTACGCAGGCGCCATCCCTAGATGGCTCCGCCCCTTCATCCCAAAGCCCTGGCGAGAATTCTGCAGGTCCTGGGATGGACTCTTCAAAttcagtaagagaagaatggaggaagggttCCTTTGGCCTATGTAGAGTGATGGGACTTGCAGCTTTTTGGAATATCTAATGTATCCAGGCAGTGGGTGATTATGGCTGAGGATGATCAGATGCACCTCCGTGGTGTTATTTGCATTCATaactttcatatttgtttctcAAATAAGCAAAAAATCGTGGGAGTGTGACTATTAGTAACATgagctaattttcattttataattctttttattttaacaaacatgCTAGCAGTGACACATGCAAATCTTCCTGGAAGACGATATTTTTAGTCCAATAAATGTGTCAGTACTTAAACTGTTGAAGGAATTTCAGGCCCATGGACATTTATTTGAACATTCTCAATTGCAGCTTTTTGGGAAGGGACAAATTCGTTTGTTTTTTAACCTGGTGAAAACAAGCtaggaaaatgaatatttattcattctcaaAGTGACACTATAAAGATTTGCTTTCTTATGTAACTCAAAAAATTTGGAAAGACAACATTGAGGCTtgacccagtggtgcttaaccactgagctacatccccagttctttatattttttattttgagacaaagtctcaaaATAAGTTGcaaagggccttgctaaattgctcaggctatGCTCAAAgctgagattctcctgcctcagcctcttgagtctcttattacaggtgtgtgccaccaagcccagcatcaaaatttttaccataaaggtgtttccaaaaagaaaaaagtgatttcCAAAATACTTAGACCAATGTTTTAGAACAATGCTAATATTAAAAGATGTGTCCCTTGGTGCCTTTTGAAGGTCAGCATTCATTTGAATATACAAATGAATGATCAGATGCACCTCCATGGTGTAGATTATATATGCTTGCTATCGTTTTTTGATAACATCTCAGATAATAATGCATGGCCTTTCTCCTgctcagttcattttctttttttctggagcagagtgggaaaaaaGAATTTGCGTTCTTGTGACTCTACATGATAATAGTAATTCCCTGATTATTGGATTAGAACATTTGCAGATGTAGGTTACtttcaggaaggaagaaatgtttacattgtttttagtttttcattcatttacacaAGCAAATGTATGAATGAGGCCCCAAGACTGACAAGAGATTAATTCTTTAGCCTCCGTCACCTGCTATGCAAACTTAACTGGGTTAATTAAACTACTGGGAGGACCAAGAGGGGATCGAGACTGGAGTGATTATTCTCAACCcaaacttcttttaaaagaaatactgttTTCCAACAGGCCAAATTCATGTTGACAACAAGTTGAGGGACATACAGTGTCAAATGGACCGGGGTGAAAGGGTGAGAGGGGGACTTCTCACATACCTCTTCCTTAGCCAGACCCTGACGCTGGAGGAGATCTACGCCAACATGACTGAGATGCTGCTGGCCGGTGTCGATACGGTAAGTTCTGGGGACCTGTTTTCTCAATAAATAGAGCACAGCATTGCCTTCCTCATGCTCTGGTGGAGTGTTTCCTTGAAGGGAAGATACTTTAAGTGCACTGTACATGTTTGTTTAGTTGGCCTTCCATATCTGCAGGTTCCAAACCTGTAGATTCAACCACCtgtagattgaaaatattcaggaaaaaaattacatccgTACTAAACATGTACATGAACATAATTATTTCTTAGATAATATAGTATGACAACTATTTGCctagtatttacattttattagtgtTATAAATCTAGAGATGGTCGAAAGTACAGGGAAGgatgtatgtaaattatatgcaaatactataccattgtTTTATGATGCAAGCATCTGCAGACTTTGATATCCATGgagagtcctggaaccaatcccctgtggATACTGAGAGCCACCTGTACTAGCAGAAGGTCTCCAGGAGAAAGCTTTCTCtctgtaaaatgtaaaacaaggTACACAAGTAAATTATGTGAACAGCATAACCATAATTCCATTATCACACATGTAAAATAGCAGTAAatgttcaaatttaaaaatcattccccGTTCGTGAACATTTTGTTCACTGTTTCATAATATCAGACATGAAGAGGGCACAAACATTAAACACCTTAttatttaccctttaaaatttgCCAAGCCAtggaattcattttataaagccAGGTTAACTTTAAAACCACAAGTTTTAAAGAAAGTGTAAAGAAAGAAACCTTAAACAGTTTGGCTTGTAAATATGTGTCcgtgtgcacgcatgtgtgtaAACATATCAATCTGAAATGAGAGCCTAGAGAACAGAATCCTGACCAAGAAGGGCTCATT
Proteins encoded in this region:
- the LOC124980573 gene encoding cytochrome P450 27C1 isoform X2, whose translation is MVAQVLRAEGAAPQRANMESWQEYRDLRGRATGLISAEGEQWLKMRSVLRQRILKPKDVAIFSGEVNQIIADLIKKIYILRSQAEDGETVTNVNDLFFKYSMEGVATILYESRLGCLENHVPQTTVEYIEALELMFSMFKTSMYAGAIPRWLRPFIPKPWREFCRSWDGLFKFSQIHVDNKLRDIQCQMDRGERVRGGLLTYLFLSQTLTLEEIYANMTEMLLAGVDTTSFTLSWAVYLLARHPEVQQMVYQEIVKNLGERHVPTAADVPKVPLVRALLKETLRLFPVLPGNGRVTQEDLVIGGYLIPKGVSLVAMAEVWGFHWKSASTFRRPSWPSATMPPPMRMRTSLGPRSLGLSAGCEKEAWTELTILGPSPLVMGFAAALGEELQNWRFTWS
- the LOC124980573 gene encoding cytochrome P450 27C1 isoform X1, yielding MVAQVLRAEGAAPQRANMESWQEYRDLRGRATGLISAEGEQWLKMRSVLRQRILKPKDVAIFSGEVNQIIADLIKKIYILRSQAEDGETVTNVNDLFFKYSMEGVATILYESRLGCLENHVPQTTVEYIEALELMFSMFKTSMYAGAIPRWLRPFIPKPWREFCRSWDGLFKFSQIHVDNKLRDIQCQMDRGERVRGGLLTYLFLSQTLTLEEIYANMTEMLLAGVDTTSFTLSWAVYLLARHPEVQQMVYQEIVKNLGERHVPTAADVPKVPLVRALLKETLRLFPVLPGNGRVTQEDLVIGGYLIPKGTQLALCHYATSYEDENFPRAKEFRPERWLRKGSLDRVDNFGSIPFGYGVRSCIGRRIAELEIHLVMIQLLQHFEIKTSWTKAVHAKTHGLLTPAEPIHVRFVNRK